In one Lycorma delicatula isolate Av1 chromosome 5, ASM4794821v1, whole genome shotgun sequence genomic region, the following are encoded:
- the Dok gene encoding docking protein homolog isoform X2, with product MVVTKSIVHHFAANSDSEMSDWIAAFQSVAFKDNVSRQTIEEDNELYCSSGDAGVFSVRLVASEASERCGLTPGPYTLVLTPSALQLRDSSEQSILYTWPYKFIRRYGKSAGKFTFEAGRKCESGEGIFHMEHSNHQEIFRCISTKMNYMKKILIGETIPPSPAIVCGDNQFNAALSMTARSRSPLPPSPTSATSPILDSELCAISSVKPMMSALCDSYERIPSPRSSHGIILKPKPKKPPRKFPPLSTKPTSPQTQLLCNGSLPKTLSQTSTINSISTKSVPRLSSSIGTISKSLPHTSASSGSLFKPVLPTPPASDATYVNVIRTGGDYDDDNSDSQAYDDVEVRSEAWRTMGVDVTSHTERPFSLMQNHETDLRRQQESGKIFIQPQSTFNDYDKLQHFGPISKSNSSSGYKQINAIATVTSAPVFNELVDDIQPARKADDSHLGYGIIRKKAVSAVNNAIEPKHTLHNELEYAVICKPNRV from the exons atg gttgTGACTAAATCTATAGTGCATCATTTTGCTGCTAATTCTGATTCTGAAATGTCTGACTGGATAGCTGCCTTCCAGTCTGTTGCTTTTAAAGATAATGTCTCTAGACAAACTATTGAAGAAGACAATGAGTTATATTGTTCATCAGGAGATG CTGGTGTATTTAGTGTGAGATTGGTCGCATCAGAGGCATCTGAAAGGTGTGGATTGACACCTGGACCTTATACTTTGGTATTAACACCATCCGCATTACAATTAAGAGATTCTTCTGAACAGTCTATTCTATACACATGGCCTTACAAATTTATTAGGAGATATGGAAAATCAGCAGGTAAGTTCACATTTGAAGCCGGAAGAAAGTGTGAAAGTGGAGAAGGTATATTCCATATGGAACATTCTAATCATCAAGAAATATTCCGTTgtatttctacaaaaatgaattacatgaaaaaaatattgatcggTGAAACAATACCACCGTCACCAGCAATTGTTTGTGGTGATAATCAGTTCAATGCTGCCTTAAGTATGACTGCTAGATCTCGAAGTCCTCTTCCACCATCCCCTACCAGTGCAACATCTCCTATATTAGATTCTGAATTATGTGCCATATCATCTGTTAAACCTATGATGTCTGCTCTTTGTGATTCTTATGAAAGAATTCCATCACCGAGAAGTAGTcatggaattattttaaaacctaaaCCAAAAAAGCCTCCAAGAAAGTTTCCACCTTTATCAACAAAACCAACATCTCCCCAAACACAGCTTCTGTGTAATGGATCACTGCCAAAAACCTTATCGCAAACATCTACCATAAATAGTATATCAACAAAAAGTGTACCACGTTTAAGTTCTTCAATTGGAACAATTTCAAAATCTTTACCTCACACATCTGCTTCAAGCGGTAGTTTGTTTAAACCAGTACTTCCCACACCACCTGCTTCAGATGCAACTTATGTAAATGTTATTAGAACAGGAGGAGATTATGATGACGATAATAGTGATAGTCAGGCTTATGATGATGTTGAAGTAAGGAGTGAAGCATGGCGTACAATGGGTGTCGATGTGACATCTCATACCGAACGACCTTTTAGTTTAATGCAGAATCATGAAACTGATTTAAGACGACAACAAGAAAGTGGGAAAATATTCATTCAGCCTCAGAGTACTTTTAATGATTATGATAAATTACAACATTTTGGTCCAATTTCAAAGTCAAATTCTAGTTCTggatacaaacaaataaatgctATTGCGACTGTTACTTCTGCTCCAGTATTTAATGAATTGGTTGACGATATACAACCTGCTCGTAAAGCTGATGATTCTCATCTTGGTTAtggtattataagaaaaaaagccGTATCTGCAGTTAATAATGCTATTGAACCAAAACATACTTTACATAATGAATTAGAATATGCTGTTATTTGTAAACCAAAtagagtataa
- the Dok gene encoding docking protein homolog isoform X1 has protein sequence MIAGMVSDSEKPFKQGYLWFPPHGVLGQLKKTWQKKYCQLFKSSKYGIERLEIFDNEEDAGKTSSIPIITLENCIKITHDAQKQQPHVFMVVTKSIVHHFAANSDSEMSDWIAAFQSVAFKDNVSRQTIEEDNELYCSSGDAGVFSVRLVASEASERCGLTPGPYTLVLTPSALQLRDSSEQSILYTWPYKFIRRYGKSAGKFTFEAGRKCESGEGIFHMEHSNHQEIFRCISTKMNYMKKILIGETIPPSPAIVCGDNQFNAALSMTARSRSPLPPSPTSATSPILDSELCAISSVKPMMSALCDSYERIPSPRSSHGIILKPKPKKPPRKFPPLSTKPTSPQTQLLCNGSLPKTLSQTSTINSISTKSVPRLSSSIGTISKSLPHTSASSGSLFKPVLPTPPASDATYVNVIRTGGDYDDDNSDSQAYDDVEVRSEAWRTMGVDVTSHTERPFSLMQNHETDLRRQQESGKIFIQPQSTFNDYDKLQHFGPISKSNSSSGYKQINAIATVTSAPVFNELVDDIQPARKADDSHLGYGIIRKKAVSAVNNAIEPKHTLHNELEYAVICKPNRV, from the exons aaaacatGGCAAAAGAAATATTGTCAATTGTTTAAATCTAGCAAATATGGAATTGAACGTTTGGAAATTTTTGATAATGAAGAAGATGCAGGAAAAACATCATCCATTCCAATTATTACCcttgaaaattgtataaaaataactcatGATGCGCAAAAGCAGCAGCCACATGTTTTTatg gttgTGACTAAATCTATAGTGCATCATTTTGCTGCTAATTCTGATTCTGAAATGTCTGACTGGATAGCTGCCTTCCAGTCTGTTGCTTTTAAAGATAATGTCTCTAGACAAACTATTGAAGAAGACAATGAGTTATATTGTTCATCAGGAGATG CTGGTGTATTTAGTGTGAGATTGGTCGCATCAGAGGCATCTGAAAGGTGTGGATTGACACCTGGACCTTATACTTTGGTATTAACACCATCCGCATTACAATTAAGAGATTCTTCTGAACAGTCTATTCTATACACATGGCCTTACAAATTTATTAGGAGATATGGAAAATCAGCAGGTAAGTTCACATTTGAAGCCGGAAGAAAGTGTGAAAGTGGAGAAGGTATATTCCATATGGAACATTCTAATCATCAAGAAATATTCCGTTgtatttctacaaaaatgaattacatgaaaaaaatattgatcggTGAAACAATACCACCGTCACCAGCAATTGTTTGTGGTGATAATCAGTTCAATGCTGCCTTAAGTATGACTGCTAGATCTCGAAGTCCTCTTCCACCATCCCCTACCAGTGCAACATCTCCTATATTAGATTCTGAATTATGTGCCATATCATCTGTTAAACCTATGATGTCTGCTCTTTGTGATTCTTATGAAAGAATTCCATCACCGAGAAGTAGTcatggaattattttaaaacctaaaCCAAAAAAGCCTCCAAGAAAGTTTCCACCTTTATCAACAAAACCAACATCTCCCCAAACACAGCTTCTGTGTAATGGATCACTGCCAAAAACCTTATCGCAAACATCTACCATAAATAGTATATCAACAAAAAGTGTACCACGTTTAAGTTCTTCAATTGGAACAATTTCAAAATCTTTACCTCACACATCTGCTTCAAGCGGTAGTTTGTTTAAACCAGTACTTCCCACACCACCTGCTTCAGATGCAACTTATGTAAATGTTATTAGAACAGGAGGAGATTATGATGACGATAATAGTGATAGTCAGGCTTATGATGATGTTGAAGTAAGGAGTGAAGCATGGCGTACAATGGGTGTCGATGTGACATCTCATACCGAACGACCTTTTAGTTTAATGCAGAATCATGAAACTGATTTAAGACGACAACAAGAAAGTGGGAAAATATTCATTCAGCCTCAGAGTACTTTTAATGATTATGATAAATTACAACATTTTGGTCCAATTTCAAAGTCAAATTCTAGTTCTggatacaaacaaataaatgctATTGCGACTGTTACTTCTGCTCCAGTATTTAATGAATTGGTTGACGATATACAACCTGCTCGTAAAGCTGATGATTCTCATCTTGGTTAtggtattataagaaaaaaagccGTATCTGCAGTTAATAATGCTATTGAACCAAAACATACTTTACATAATGAATTAGAATATGCTGTTATTTGTAAACCAAAtagagtataa